A portion of the Callithrix jacchus isolate 240 chromosome 21, calJac240_pri, whole genome shotgun sequence genome contains these proteins:
- the C21H3orf38 gene encoding uncharacterized protein C3orf38 homolog isoform X1, producing the protein MSRLSSPEMEGCRKLLGLLDNDEIMALCDTVTNRLVQPESRQDAVHAILVYSQSAEELLRRRKVHRDIIFKYLATQGIIIPPATEKHSLIQHAKDYWQKQSQLKLKEIPEPLTKTEDMQFFRQQVKEDKKAENVDFHRLGEEFCHWFFGLLNSQNPFLGPPQDEWGPQHFWHDVKLRFYYNTSEQNVMDYHGAEIVSLRLLSLVKEEFLFLSPNLDSRGLKCASSPHGLVMVGVAGTVHRGNTCLGIFEQIFGLIRCPFVENTWKIKFINLRIVGESSLVPGTLPKPAVTFEQSDLESFYNVITLCGTNEVRHNVKQALESGTDQA; encoded by the exons ATGTCGCGACTCAGCTCTCCAGAGATGGAGGGCTGCCGTAAACTACTTGGCCTACTGGACAACGACGAGATCATGGCCCTGTGCGACACCGTCACCAACCGCCTGGTGCAGCCTGAGAGCCGCCAAG ATGCTGTTCATGCAATATTAGTATACAGTCAAAGTGCAGAAGAACTTCTGAGGCGTAGAAAAGTCCACCGAGACATCATATTTAAGTACTTGGCAACGCAGGGGATTATTATACCTCCAGCTACTGAAAAACACAGTCTTATTCAGCATGCAAAAGATTACTGGCAAAAGCAATCACAACTGAAATTGAAGGAAATACCAGAGCCACTTACAAAGACAGAGGACATGCAATTCTTTCGACAG CAGgtgaaagaagataaaaaagcTGAAAACGTTGATTTTCATCGCCTAGGAGAAGAATTCTGTCATTGGTTCTTTGGACTTCTTAATTCTCAGAATCCTTTTCTGGGACCACCTCAAGATGAATGGGGACCACAGCACTTCTGGCATGATGTAAAGCTTAGGTTTTATTACAACACATCAGAACAAAATGTGATGGACTACCATGGAGCAGAAATTGTGAGCCTTCGTTTGCTGTCACTAGTAAaagaagaatttctttttctcagcCCCAACCTAGATTCACGTGGACTGAAGTGTGCATCTTCTCCTCATGGGCTGGTTATGGTTGGAGTTGCTGGGACTGTCCATCGAGGGAACACTTGTTTGGGCATTTTTGAACAAATTTTTGGACTCATCCGCTGCCCTTTTGTGGAGAATACTTGGAAAATCAAATTTATCAACCTGCGAATTGTGGGAGAGAGTTCCCTTGTTCCTGGAACATTACCAAAACCAGCTGTTACATTTGAACAAAGTGATCTAGAGTCCTTTTATAATGTAATCACTTTATGTGGTACCAACGAAGTACGACACAACGTAAAGCAGGCATTGGAGAGTGGAACTGACCAAGCCTGA
- the C21H3orf38 gene encoding uncharacterized protein C3orf38 homolog isoform X2 has protein sequence MSRLSSPEMEGCRKLLGLLDNDEIMALCDTVTNRLVQPESRQDAVHAILVYSQSAEELLRRRKVHRDIIFKYLATQGIIIPPATEKHSLIQHAKDYWQKQSQLKLKEIPEPLTKTEDMQFFRQVKEDKKAENVDFHRLGEEFCHWFFGLLNSQNPFLGPPQDEWGPQHFWHDVKLRFYYNTSEQNVMDYHGAEIVSLRLLSLVKEEFLFLSPNLDSRGLKCASSPHGLVMVGVAGTVHRGNTCLGIFEQIFGLIRCPFVENTWKIKFINLRIVGESSLVPGTLPKPAVTFEQSDLESFYNVITLCGTNEVRHNVKQALESGTDQA, from the exons ATGTCGCGACTCAGCTCTCCAGAGATGGAGGGCTGCCGTAAACTACTTGGCCTACTGGACAACGACGAGATCATGGCCCTGTGCGACACCGTCACCAACCGCCTGGTGCAGCCTGAGAGCCGCCAAG ATGCTGTTCATGCAATATTAGTATACAGTCAAAGTGCAGAAGAACTTCTGAGGCGTAGAAAAGTCCACCGAGACATCATATTTAAGTACTTGGCAACGCAGGGGATTATTATACCTCCAGCTACTGAAAAACACAGTCTTATTCAGCATGCAAAAGATTACTGGCAAAAGCAATCACAACTGAAATTGAAGGAAATACCAGAGCCACTTACAAAGACAGAGGACATGCAATTCTTTCGACAG gtgaaagaagataaaaaagcTGAAAACGTTGATTTTCATCGCCTAGGAGAAGAATTCTGTCATTGGTTCTTTGGACTTCTTAATTCTCAGAATCCTTTTCTGGGACCACCTCAAGATGAATGGGGACCACAGCACTTCTGGCATGATGTAAAGCTTAGGTTTTATTACAACACATCAGAACAAAATGTGATGGACTACCATGGAGCAGAAATTGTGAGCCTTCGTTTGCTGTCACTAGTAAaagaagaatttctttttctcagcCCCAACCTAGATTCACGTGGACTGAAGTGTGCATCTTCTCCTCATGGGCTGGTTATGGTTGGAGTTGCTGGGACTGTCCATCGAGGGAACACTTGTTTGGGCATTTTTGAACAAATTTTTGGACTCATCCGCTGCCCTTTTGTGGAGAATACTTGGAAAATCAAATTTATCAACCTGCGAATTGTGGGAGAGAGTTCCCTTGTTCCTGGAACATTACCAAAACCAGCTGTTACATTTGAACAAAGTGATCTAGAGTCCTTTTATAATGTAATCACTTTATGTGGTACCAACGAAGTACGACACAACGTAAAGCAGGCATTGGAGAGTGGAACTGACCAAGCCTGA